In Akkermansia muciniphila, one DNA window encodes the following:
- a CDS encoding RHS repeat-associated core domain-containing protein, which translates to MNPPHHSSIPTYRKWYFGAGGSVGAQGMRAVSESAPLPFEAIRIHEERNVGPPSTSADGYSAQGTFTIPEGADGKKLYGTCSLFLGVDDWGSLEVKDSGGKVVAQVDLKENPQTAGAQGGHSYHTGVGGAQLPSGAYTWEVSQTNIDYQPASGNTSICNYSIDVIPTEPGGRKEPEPCPCEGNTCDESGGTPPSPSRSGPGGAGMESGVLGNYSSAGCSVTAESTATLMYWSCNFGAFRGLGGIPAGRVELRAEKNTSGLENPASLAYNHPLNSRLDVPEGGIVPGARFTLAQGGREIAMRCYTNGAVLPIGVDTGGGGRAALVTAEGQSCLRWVVEDGSQYLFSAETGELLSYTTTDRQVISNASSYLDVRHAEDGSLRQIWNLWDGLLNVENVTAAGYAIALYTPGQITGTDEQGFYTVAGTPFKTFALSLSADGRFTITEQAPARQPYAVTWWNSGLAWNMKKGTGEDAITTLRTRTELEPEDAVWLLVTETSKNGIVAARACAIYQTTDVGDLLLALTEGYQTPEAQTTQYGYDQCGRLKTEMAMDGSQIHDAYDLYGRLLSRDEPWAESGRRITRYTYAYSGTDNFSDAPATETVDLLPLEGHVKTLTSTTWNYTTANHIKRTEKKVTGLGVAGTRLTAEEQWLAGAANIHARGRTRFSRDLNGVQTWHDYAAAAEHGALYTETVETRVNGKTVPGQSTRTTTWITAEGQRVREESYALLTGGEWALTGSAVYEFDTQNRWVKRTAGHGRVTQRELMCDGRLLWETDENGIRTDYAYDTARQLTETTRSAVMDGETVVTPETITTYARDAAGRVLSTRRDTGAMTTQESAIYDLLGRTTSTTDVLGRVTAYAYSGDGLTATRTAPSGATFVTRSAPDGTVLEESGTGQRHVIYAIDLVSDGVRTFTKTVSGETETELQRSIVNGAGETLRTGVPNTVGGVIYTRRTYNAKGQLIKEQTDAGNAATTMAPTLWEYDAFGNRTKETWKLADPATVSNSRITAWSYGAEQAEDGVYRVVTATRNNGRGTTCDETRKTLLSSLSSTLESKDISIDPRGNISTQWSEYGAGALRTQKSSIPTSDITATATVIDGFIISQTDHAGVTTTQTRAYTETGVIYAHTDGRGNTVTTRTDLAGRTVSVTDAAGNTTATAYSPYFDLPAVVTNALGNTTRYSYDLRGRNTAQWGTGTQPLLFAYDEADRMTSLTTFREDAGDITTDPTGRTDGDVTTWSYDDATGLLIRKTWADGTHEDTAYNALNLRSTLTDARGVVTTWGYNLKKGVNNSVSYSDSTPGIQYAYNYLNQLTQVTDASGTRVLTYTPYNEPDTDAITIEGASCQLQEHYDTYGRSSGYALTQGTGVLQEVNQGYEADGRLASAGIMHEGEEQTFSYGYLAGSNLLSSLAMPDGIVRELSYEQRRDLISGLDCRLGETGLVSRTQSCDALGRPVTRTQRRGTEPARSDSFSYNGRNELTGAALGAAPYGYSYDNIGNRKTAQEIEEEFAYAANELNQYTGIEESGEAPFVPTYDDSGNQTLIRTSTGIWTVAYNAANRAVSFTSQNGNTIIECGYDYQGRRYMKKVTVNGTVVSHERYLYRGYLQIAALDMLNSRNVIRTLLWDPLEPTATRPLALMQDNTLYCYGMDFNKNVTEVFDAQGTIAAAYDYSPYGQAASTGDLVQPVQWSGEMHDEEPALVYYNYRYYNPKDGRWINRDPIAEQGGWNLYGFVGNSTQDQVDALGLENKEKEFLGYIYDQTLEGTDIYICETTGLKINDKILNNTVTASMNAFKEANSANQAASNIRYAKDFSKKVSKLYKVTPGTKIPGVKISAIEDIIDFVYIKRDEKIAYQQFYEAATRYQTLKKKTFSSCFELCVAMGEYAKIFLKNDLGKGMVKFSTDYCISKCSKRHKTLD; encoded by the coding sequence ATGAATCCCCCTCATCATTCTTCCATTCCTACTTATCGCAAATGGTACTTTGGAGCGGGAGGCAGCGTTGGCGCGCAGGGCATGAGGGCAGTTTCGGAATCCGCGCCGCTGCCGTTTGAAGCAATCCGGATTCATGAGGAAAGGAACGTGGGGCCGCCGAGCACGTCGGCGGACGGCTACAGCGCGCAAGGCACGTTCACCATCCCGGAAGGAGCGGACGGCAAAAAACTTTACGGCACCTGCTCGCTCTTCCTGGGGGTGGACGACTGGGGGAGCCTGGAGGTAAAAGACTCCGGCGGCAAGGTGGTGGCGCAGGTGGACCTGAAGGAAAACCCGCAGACGGCGGGAGCGCAGGGGGGGCACAGCTACCACACGGGAGTCGGCGGGGCGCAGCTCCCCTCCGGCGCCTACACCTGGGAAGTCAGCCAGACCAACATCGACTACCAGCCGGCCAGCGGCAACACCTCCATCTGCAACTACAGCATCGACGTGATTCCGACGGAGCCGGGGGGCAGGAAAGAGCCCGAACCGTGTCCCTGCGAAGGAAACACGTGCGACGAAAGCGGCGGAACGCCGCCCTCCCCTTCCCGGTCGGGTCCTGGCGGGGCGGGAATGGAAAGCGGCGTCCTGGGAAACTACAGCTCGGCGGGGTGCAGCGTGACGGCGGAAAGCACGGCCACGCTGATGTACTGGTCGTGCAACTTCGGAGCGTTCCGTGGGCTGGGAGGCATCCCGGCCGGAAGGGTGGAACTGAGGGCTGAGAAAAATACCTCCGGCCTGGAAAACCCGGCGTCATTGGCCTACAACCATCCCCTGAACAGCCGTCTGGACGTGCCCGAAGGAGGCATTGTCCCCGGAGCGCGGTTCACTCTGGCGCAGGGAGGCCGGGAAATTGCGATGCGCTGCTACACCAACGGCGCGGTACTGCCCATCGGGGTGGACACAGGCGGCGGAGGGCGTGCGGCGCTGGTCACGGCGGAAGGCCAATCCTGCCTGCGCTGGGTGGTGGAAGACGGCAGCCAATACCTCTTCTCGGCGGAAACGGGAGAGCTCCTCTCCTACACCACCACCGACAGGCAGGTCATCTCCAACGCGTCATCCTATCTGGACGTCAGGCATGCCGAAGACGGCTCGCTGAGGCAGATATGGAACCTGTGGGACGGCCTGCTCAACGTGGAAAACGTCACGGCCGCGGGCTACGCCATCGCGCTCTATACCCCTGGGCAAATCACCGGAACGGACGAACAGGGATTTTATACGGTCGCCGGAACACCCTTCAAAACATTTGCCCTCTCCCTGTCCGCGGACGGCCGCTTCACCATCACGGAACAGGCGCCGGCCAGGCAGCCCTACGCCGTCACCTGGTGGAACAGCGGCCTGGCGTGGAACATGAAGAAAGGAACGGGGGAAGACGCCATCACGACCCTCCGCACGCGCACGGAACTGGAACCGGAAGACGCGGTCTGGCTGCTGGTCACGGAAACCTCCAAAAACGGAATCGTGGCGGCGCGCGCCTGCGCCATCTACCAGACCACGGACGTCGGCGACCTGCTGCTCGCGCTGACGGAAGGCTACCAGACCCCGGAGGCGCAAACCACGCAATACGGCTACGACCAGTGCGGCAGGCTCAAAACGGAAATGGCCATGGACGGCAGCCAAATTCATGACGCGTACGACCTTTACGGGCGCCTGCTCTCCCGCGACGAACCGTGGGCGGAAAGCGGGCGGCGCATCACGCGCTACACCTATGCCTATTCGGGAACGGACAACTTCAGCGACGCCCCCGCCACGGAAACGGTGGACCTGCTCCCGCTGGAAGGGCATGTCAAAACGCTCACATCCACCACCTGGAACTACACGACGGCCAACCACATCAAAAGGACGGAAAAAAAGGTCACGGGACTGGGCGTGGCGGGCACGCGCCTGACGGCGGAAGAACAATGGCTGGCCGGCGCCGCCAACATCCATGCCCGCGGGCGCACGCGGTTCAGCCGGGACCTCAACGGCGTGCAAACCTGGCACGACTACGCGGCCGCGGCGGAGCACGGCGCCCTCTACACGGAAACGGTGGAAACGCGCGTCAACGGAAAAACCGTGCCGGGCCAGAGCACGCGCACCACGACGTGGATCACGGCGGAAGGACAGCGCGTCCGGGAAGAAAGCTACGCCCTGCTCACCGGCGGGGAATGGGCGCTCACGGGCAGCGCCGTCTACGAATTTGACACGCAGAACCGGTGGGTGAAGCGGACGGCGGGCCATGGGCGGGTGACGCAGCGCGAGCTGATGTGCGACGGGCGCCTGCTGTGGGAAACCGACGAAAACGGCATCAGGACGGACTACGCCTACGACACGGCGCGCCAGCTGACGGAAACCACGCGTTCCGCCGTGATGGACGGGGAAACCGTCGTCACGCCGGAAACCATCACCACCTACGCCCGGGATGCGGCGGGGCGCGTGCTCTCCACGCGCCGGGACACGGGGGCGATGACCACGCAGGAAAGCGCCATCTACGACCTGCTGGGAAGAACAACCTCCACCACGGACGTCCTGGGCCGGGTCACCGCCTACGCCTACAGCGGGGACGGCCTGACGGCGACGCGGACCGCCCCCTCCGGAGCCACGTTCGTCACGCGCAGCGCGCCGGACGGAACGGTCCTGGAAGAATCCGGGACGGGGCAGCGGCACGTCATCTACGCCATCGACCTGGTCAGTGACGGCGTGCGGACCTTCACGAAAACCGTCTCCGGGGAAACGGAAACCGAGCTGCAGCGCAGCATCGTCAACGGAGCCGGGGAAACCCTGCGCACGGGCGTCCCCAACACCGTCGGCGGAGTCATTTACACGAGGCGCACCTACAACGCCAAAGGGCAGCTGATCAAGGAACAGACGGACGCGGGCAACGCGGCCACGACGATGGCCCCGACCCTGTGGGAATACGACGCCTTCGGCAACAGAACGAAAGAAACCTGGAAGCTGGCCGATCCGGCCACCGTGTCCAACTCGCGCATCACCGCGTGGAGCTACGGCGCGGAACAGGCGGAAGACGGCGTGTACCGGGTCGTCACGGCGACCAGGAACAACGGCCGGGGAACGACCTGCGACGAAACGCGGAAAACGCTTCTTTCTTCCCTCTCGTCCACGCTGGAAAGCAAAGACATTTCCATCGATCCCAGGGGAAATATATCCACGCAGTGGAGCGAGTACGGAGCGGGCGCCCTGCGGACGCAAAAGAGCAGCATCCCCACTTCCGACATCACGGCCACCGCTACGGTCATCGACGGTTTTATCATCTCGCAGACGGACCACGCAGGCGTCACGACCACGCAGACCCGCGCCTATACGGAAACCGGCGTCATCTACGCCCATACGGACGGCCGGGGCAACACGGTCACGACGCGCACCGACCTTGCCGGGCGCACCGTCTCGGTGACGGACGCGGCGGGCAATACGACCGCCACGGCCTACAGCCCTTATTTCGACCTGCCTGCCGTCGTCACCAACGCGCTTGGGAACACGACGCGCTACAGCTACGACCTCCGGGGCCGCAACACGGCGCAATGGGGAACGGGAACCCAGCCCCTGCTCTTCGCCTACGACGAGGCGGACAGGATGACCAGCCTCACCACGTTCCGGGAGGACGCCGGCGACATCACCACGGATCCTACAGGGCGCACGGACGGAGATGTCACCACGTGGAGCTACGATGACGCCACGGGCCTGCTCATCCGCAAAACCTGGGCGGACGGGACGCATGAGGACACGGCCTACAACGCCCTGAATCTCCGCTCCACGCTGACGGACGCGCGGGGGGTGGTCACCACCTGGGGCTACAACCTGAAAAAGGGGGTCAACAACTCCGTCTCCTACAGCGACTCCACGCCCGGCATCCAGTATGCCTACAACTATCTCAACCAGCTGACCCAGGTCACGGACGCTTCCGGTACGCGCGTGCTCACGTACACTCCCTATAACGAACCGGACACCGACGCCATTACCATCGAAGGCGCCTCCTGCCAGCTCCAGGAACACTACGACACTTACGGACGCTCCTCCGGCTACGCCTTAACGCAAGGAACCGGCGTTCTCCAGGAAGTGAACCAGGGCTATGAAGCCGACGGGCGGCTGGCCAGCGCCGGAATCATGCACGAGGGGGAAGAACAGACATTCTCCTACGGCTACCTGGCGGGAAGCAATCTGCTCTCCAGCCTCGCGATGCCCGACGGCATCGTCCGGGAACTTTCTTACGAACAGCGGCGTGATTTGATCAGCGGCCTAGACTGCCGTCTGGGGGAAACCGGGCTCGTCTCCCGGACCCAAAGCTGCGACGCCCTGGGACGCCCGGTCACCCGCACGCAGCGGCGGGGAACGGAGCCTGCCCGAAGCGACAGCTTCAGCTACAACGGCAGAAACGAGCTCACCGGCGCTGCCCTGGGCGCCGCCCCCTACGGTTACAGCTACGACAATATCGGCAACCGCAAGACCGCGCAGGAAATAGAGGAGGAGTTTGCCTACGCGGCCAACGAACTCAATCAGTACACCGGCATTGAAGAAAGCGGGGAAGCGCCTTTTGTTCCGACGTACGACGACTCGGGCAACCAGACGCTCATCAGGACGTCAACGGGCATCTGGACGGTGGCGTACAACGCGGCCAACCGCGCGGTGAGCTTCACCAGCCAGAATGGAAACACGATTATTGAGTGCGGCTACGATTACCAGGGACGGCGCTACATGAAGAAGGTGACGGTTAACGGCACGGTCGTCAGCCACGAACGCTACCTGTACCGCGGCTATTTGCAGATAGCCGCCCTGGACATGCTTAACAGCCGGAACGTGATTCGAACGCTGTTGTGGGACCCTCTGGAACCGACAGCCACCCGCCCCCTGGCCCTCATGCAGGATAATACCCTTTACTGCTACGGCATGGACTTCAACAAGAATGTGACGGAGGTGTTCGACGCACAGGGAACGATCGCGGCGGCTTACGACTACTCGCCCTATGGACAGGCGGCTTCCACGGGAGACCTCGTCCAGCCCGTCCAGTGGTCCGGCGAGATGCACGACGAAGAACCCGCCCTGGTCTATTACAATTACCGCTATTACAACCCAAAAGACGGCAGGTGGATCAATCGCGATCCCATCGCTGAACAGGGTGGATGGAATTTGTACGGGTTTGTTGGGAACAGCACTCAAGATCAGGTTGATGCTTTGGGGTTGGAAAATAAGGAAAAAGAATTTCTTGGATATATTTACGATCAAACTTTAGAAGGGACAGACATATACATTTGTGAAACAACAGGATTGAAAATAAATGACAAAATTTTAAATAACACAGTTACAGCATCCATGAACGCTTTCAAGGAAGCTAATAGTGCTAATCAAGCGGCAAGCAATATTAGATATGCAAAAGATTTTAGTAAAAAAGTATCTAAACTTTATAAAGTAACTCCCGGAACAAAAATTCCCGGAGTAAAAATTTCTGCAATTGAAGATATAATTGATTTTGTCTATATAAAAAGAGATGAAAAAATTGCGTATCAACAATTTTATGAAGCAGCGACACGGTATCAAACGCTGAAGAAAAAGACATTCTCAAGTTGTTTTGAATTATGCGTGGCCATGGGAGAGTATGCAAAAATATTTTTAAAAAATGATTTAGGAAAAGGAATGGTTAAATTTTCTACTGACTATTGTATTTCTAAATGTAGTAAAAGACATAAGACATTAGATTAA
- a CDS encoding AMP-binding protein, which yields MPASGTPLPWDRGNGPCVMAPPHLRGWAEEAAAFLSRRGMDGITAFATSGSSGSPPKAILFTRRALDICARGALEHLHAENGDWCCPLPVWHVGGAMIYLRAALAGTAVHTLRGKWCPQAYADLMRSSGARWSSLVPTQVVDLVRLGLRAPSTAECIIVGGGALDAETGRKARTLGWPVVQSYGMTEAGSQLATALPGDSYHTDRLSLLPHWEVQTDEKGLLRFQGEGKLSGRLLTQPHGGFLLERVAPQEWWSTRDLVRLEGRLLTFLRRADRLVKVLGELVDPDAVQDVLRRSVPEAVVEAVPHPRAGMELVACGPSAALLEQACRAWNAAAPGPQRIRAVMETPIPLTVMGKLDRNRLRSQLSDHPEQLRKI from the coding sequence ATGCCCGCCTCCGGAACACCCCTGCCCTGGGACCGTGGCAACGGCCCTTGCGTGATGGCCCCGCCCCATTTGAGAGGCTGGGCGGAAGAGGCCGCCGCCTTTCTTTCCCGCCGGGGCATGGATGGAATCACGGCTTTCGCCACCTCCGGCTCTTCCGGTTCGCCTCCCAAAGCCATTTTATTCACCCGCCGCGCTCTGGATATATGCGCGCGCGGGGCATTGGAACATCTGCATGCGGAAAACGGGGACTGGTGCTGTCCGCTACCTGTCTGGCATGTGGGGGGCGCCATGATTTATCTGCGCGCGGCCCTGGCCGGAACCGCCGTCCATACGCTCCGCGGTAAGTGGTGCCCGCAGGCCTATGCCGACCTGATGAGAAGCTCAGGAGCCAGATGGTCCTCCCTGGTTCCCACGCAGGTAGTGGATCTGGTCCGCCTCGGCCTCCGAGCGCCTTCCACCGCCGAGTGCATTATTGTAGGCGGCGGCGCGCTGGACGCGGAGACGGGACGGAAAGCGCGCACCCTTGGCTGGCCTGTAGTGCAGAGCTACGGCATGACGGAAGCCGGCTCCCAATTAGCCACGGCCCTTCCCGGAGATTCCTACCATACGGACCGCCTCTCCCTTCTGCCCCATTGGGAAGTTCAGACGGACGAAAAGGGCCTCCTGCGCTTCCAGGGGGAAGGGAAATTGTCCGGCCGTCTGCTGACGCAGCCCCATGGAGGGTTTCTCCTGGAACGGGTCGCTCCGCAGGAGTGGTGGAGCACCCGCGACCTGGTACGCCTGGAAGGACGTTTGCTGACCTTTCTGCGCCGGGCGGACAGACTTGTCAAAGTTCTGGGGGAACTGGTGGATCCGGATGCCGTCCAGGACGTTTTGCGCCGCAGCGTTCCGGAGGCTGTCGTGGAGGCAGTTCCACATCCGCGCGCCGGAATGGAACTGGTTGCCTGCGGTCCTTCCGCCGCCCTTCTGGAGCAGGCCTGCCGCGCATGGAATGCGGCGGCCCCAGGCCCCCAGCGCATCCGCGCCGTTATGGAAACGCCCATCCCTCTCACAGTCATGGGAAAGCTGGACAGAAACCGGCTGCGTTCCCAGTTGAGCGATCATCCGGAACAACTGAGGAAAATTTAA
- a CDS encoding NADH-quinone oxidoreductase subunit C has product MLSLESQIKTAADNAQNRFGKDVITDRYEFRGDITLTVARQAVADVVRWLRDSAGFDMLVNLSSVDNMGESPRFEVNYTLTQSETGANLSLKTKVDDGEEVPSVTEIFQSANWHEREAWDLMGIRFSGHPDLRRILMWEGYPYFPLRKDFPVQGVPTELPGVAFTEAAPTQGAPFATEQGRCPSACREPRSHKF; this is encoded by the coding sequence ATGCTTTCTCTAGAATCACAGATTAAAACCGCCGCAGACAACGCCCAAAACCGCTTTGGGAAAGACGTCATCACGGACCGCTACGAATTCCGCGGAGATATTACGCTGACCGTCGCGCGCCAGGCTGTGGCGGATGTTGTCCGCTGGCTGCGGGATTCCGCCGGGTTTGATATGCTGGTTAACCTTTCTTCCGTGGACAATATGGGGGAAAGCCCCCGCTTTGAAGTCAACTACACGCTGACGCAGTCGGAAACAGGCGCGAACCTGAGCCTCAAGACGAAGGTGGACGACGGCGAAGAAGTGCCCAGCGTCACGGAAATTTTCCAGTCCGCCAACTGGCACGAACGTGAAGCATGGGACCTGATGGGCATCAGGTTCTCAGGCCATCCTGATTTGCGCCGCATTTTGATGTGGGAAGGCTATCCTTACTTCCCCCTGCGAAAGGATTTCCCCGTTCAAGGCGTACCTACTGAACTGCCGGGCGTCGCCTTTACGGAGGCGGCTCCCACCCAGGGAGCGCCGTTCGCTACGGAACAAGGCCGCTGCCCCAGCGCCTGCCGCGAACCCCGGTCCCATAAATTCTAG
- the nuoB gene encoding NADH-quinone oxidoreductase subunit NuoB, with protein MVTTNEPNIYETGVLDSNAEGNFVYTTLDAAINWIRKNSLWPMPMGLSCCAIEFMAVACSRYDLSRFGSEVTRFSPRQADVMIVAGTVTYKMALAVRRIWDQMPEPKWCIAMGACASTGGMFRSYSVLQGVDKILPVDVYISGCPPRPEAILEALLTLRKKMDTQQPARTFFKKEEPREANAPVPVNTEMPLE; from the coding sequence ATGGTCACCACGAACGAACCGAATATTTACGAAACGGGAGTACTGGACTCCAATGCGGAAGGCAATTTTGTCTATACCACCCTGGACGCCGCCATCAACTGGATTCGTAAAAATTCCCTCTGGCCCATGCCGATGGGGCTTTCCTGCTGCGCCATTGAGTTCATGGCCGTGGCCTGTTCCCGTTATGACCTTTCCCGCTTCGGCTCGGAAGTGACGCGTTTTTCCCCCCGCCAGGCGGACGTAATGATTGTAGCCGGCACCGTCACTTATAAAATGGCCCTGGCCGTCCGCCGCATCTGGGACCAGATGCCGGAACCCAAGTGGTGCATCGCCATGGGCGCGTGCGCTTCCACCGGCGGCATGTTCCGCTCCTATTCCGTGCTCCAGGGCGTGGACAAGATTCTCCCCGTGGACGTTTACATTTCCGGCTGCCCGCCCCGTCCGGAGGCTATTTTGGAAGCCCTGCTCACCCTGCGCAAGAAGATGGATACCCAGCAGCCCGCACGCACCTTCTTCAAGAAGGAAGAGCCTCGCGAAGCCAACGCTCCCGTCCCGGTCAACACGGAAATGCCTCTTGAGTAA